The DNA segment TAAAAATGGTGTAATTCGAGTTTAATCGTTTCGCTTTAATCAGGACATCATGGAACGGGTTTTACGCAAATGGCTTACATGATTAGCCTGATGAACAACCACTGAAAGTACATGGAGTTAACTATGAGTAAAGAGCAAAAAAATCGCAAAGAGGCCAAGAAACAGCCGTTAATGACGATGAAGGAAAAACGTGCCGCAAAACACGCCAAAAACGCGTCTAAAGGTCTCCTCGATAACGTTAAATAATATTGTGGCACTTTAGGGTGCGCCTCCAATATCGACAATTAAGGGTTAACTGCGGTTAGCCCTTTTTATTGGCTCGCTCTCGGTTTTTGGTTATTTATCCCGCAAACAACACAGATTAAGTTATCAATAAGGTGATGATTTAATTAGCCTAAGCCCTAAACTGAAAATGTCACCTAGACTAAAGCAACATGCACATTGCTTGAGTCTTTTGCTAAGGTTTTATTTACCTAGATCACCCAGAACCACAATCGCAGCTAAGTTACCGATTTATCAGCTTATTCCATTTTAGCCATCACAGCACCCGACGCTCGTTAGCCCTATTGGAATATTGGTTATACGCCTAATAAATCACGATTTAGACTGCATATAAACTCGTGACAAAGCCTGTATTTTGAGCAGATTTGGGTATATAAGTAGTGATACTAAAGTAGCAATCAAACAGTCCGATTTACCTTACCCTATATAACACAATAAAAAATAAGGATATTTCAGCATGAAAATCAACAAACGTTTTATCGCCGTTGGCGCAGCATTAACGCTCTCACTCAGCGCAGCCTCAATGGCGGCCGCACCTGCCTTTATCAATATCTTAACTGGCGGCACCAGTGGCGTGTATTACCCCATTGGTGTGGCACTGTCGCAGCTCTATGGCTCAGGCATTGAAGGCGCCAAAACCTCAGTGCAGGCCACTAAAGCCTCGGTTGAAAACCTCAACTTGCTGCAAGCGGGCCGTGGTGAATTGGCCTTAGCCTTAGGCGATTCGGTAGCAGCAGCCTATCAAGGCGATGCCGATGCAGGCTTTAAAAAGCCATTAGATAAGGTGCGCGTGCTCGCAGCCGCTTACCCTAACTACATTCAAATTGTGGCCAATAAGGAATCTGGTATCAAAACCTTAGCCGATTTGAAAGGTAAACGTATTTCTGTCGGTGCGCCTAAGTCAGGTACTGAACTCAACGCGCGCGCCATTTTTAAAGCCGCGGGTTTAAGCTACGAAGACATGGGCAAAGTGGAGTTTTTACCCTATGCCGAATCGGTCGAGCTGATTAAGAACCGTCAGTTAGATGCGACCCTACAATCTTCGGGCTTAGGTATGGCAGCGATCCGCGATTTAGCCGCGACTATGCCAATCAACTTTGTGGAAATTCCCGAAGATGTGATCGGCAAAATCAATAACCCAGCCTATCAACATGGGGTGATCCCAGCAGCCACCTACGAAGGCCAAACCGCCGATGTCTCTACGGTTGCGATTCAAAACCTCTTTGTGACTCAAGCCGGTGTGTCTGACGATTTAGCCTATCAGATGACTAAACTGATGTTTGAGCATTTAGACCGCCTCGGCAACGCCCACTCAGCGGCGAAAGCCATTCAATTAGACAAGGCAACCAAAAACCTGCCTGCGCCACTGCACCCAGGTGCTGAGCGTTATTTCAAAGAAGTTGGCGCACTCTAAGGGTGTAACCTCAATCTGTGCGACCCGTTTTTCACCTAAGCACTTGAGTGATAACGTCACTCAAGTGCTGCGTCGCCCTCTGTAGTCTAATGCTGTGAGGCATAAATATGAGCGATTCCGAACAAGGACTAGGCGCTAAGACCAGTGACTGGCCCAAGGCGCTGTTTTACACCGCGCTACTTTTCTCTATTTTTCAAATCATTACTGCCGCCTTTCATCCCGTATCGACCCAAGTTTTGCGGGCAACTCACGTAGGCTTTTTACTGTTAATCGTATTTTTAAGTTATCCGGCGGTGGGCAAGTCTCGCCCTTGGCAACCCTTAGCCTGGGTACTTGGTCTTGCGGGCATGGCAACGGCCGCCTATCAATGGTTTTTTGAGGCCGACTTGATCCAGCGCTCCGGTGAACTCACCGATGCCGATATGGTAATTGGCGTTGTGTTAATTGTCTTAGTGTTTGAAGCCGCGCGGCGGGTGATGGGCTGGGCACTGCCGATTATCTGCTGTATTTTCTTGGCCTACGGCTTATTCGGCCAATATCTCCCCGGTGACTTAATGCACCGTGGCTACGGCGTTGACCAAATTATCAATCAGTTATCCTTCGGTACCGAAGGGCTCTACGGCACACCAACCTATGTGTCGGCTACCTATATCTTCCTATTTATTCTCTTTGGTGCCTTTTTAGAGCAGGCGGGGATGATCCGTCTGTTTACCGATTTTGCCATGGGTTTATTCGGCCATAAGCTCGGCGGCCCGGCGAAAGTGGCCGTGGTTTCTTCGGCGATGATGGGCACAATTACAGGCTCGGGCGTTGCCAACGTGGTGACCACGGGGCAATTTACCATTCCCTTGATGAAACGCTTTGGCTACCGCCCCGCCTTTGCCGGCGGTGTAGAAGCCACTTCCAGTATGGGCAGCCAAATTATGCCGCCCATCATGGGCGCGGTGGCCTTTATCATGGCCGAAACTATTAACGTGCCGTTTATTGAAATCGCCAAAGCGGCGTTAATCCCCGCATTGTTGTATTTCAGCTCAGTGTTCTGGATGGTGCATCTGGAAGCCAAACGCGCCAATCTCTGTGGTTTGCCTAAGGACCAATGCCCCGATCCTTGGGCGGCAGTGAAGGAGCGCTGGTATCTGCTGATCCCACTGTTTATTTTGATTTACTTGCTCTTTTCGGGACGTACGCCACTGTTCTCCGGCATGGTCGGTTTAGCTCTGACTTCGATTGTGATCTTAGGCTCTGCAATTGTGCTGCGCCTACCTTCTAATGCGATGCGCTTTGCCTTTTGGATTGCCCTTGGGGTGTTGTGTGCTGGCTTCTTCCAGATGGGTATCGCCGTCGTCTTTGGGGTCATCGCCTTACTTGTCGCTGTCTGCTGGTTTATCAAAGGGGGCAAAGATACCCTGACCATCTGCCTGCACGCTTTAGTCGATGGCGCTCGCCATGCGGTGCCCGTGGGGATTGCCTGCGCCCTTGTTGGGGTGATTATCGGGATCGTCTCGCTGACGGGGATAGCCTCAACCTTCGCCAGTTACATTCTCGCCGTGGGTCAAGATAACCTTTTCCTCTCGCTGGTGTTAACTATGCTTACCTGCATGGTGTTGGGCATGGGCATCCCGAGTATCCCTAACTATATTATTACCAGCTCGATCGCCGCCCCCGCCCTGCTGGACTTAGGTGTGCCGCTGATCGTCTCCCATATGTTTGTGTTTTACTTTGGGATTATGGCCGATCTCACGCCTCCCGTCGCCTTGGCCTGCTTTGCCGCCGCGCCAATCGCAAAAGAATCTGGGCTGAAGATCAGCCTATGGGCGATTCGCATCGCTATCGCTGGCTTTGTGATCCCCTTTATGGCGGTTTACGATCCGGCGCTTATGCTACAAAGCGATAGCTGGCTTGCCATCGGCTTTGTGATGTTAAAAGCCACCGTGGGCATAGGCATCTGGGGCGTGATCTTCACCGGTTTCTTACTGCAAAAACTCTATTGGTGGGAGCGTGTTATCGGCTTCCTCGCCGGAGCCAGTTTAATCCTTGCGACACCGCTCAGTGATGAAATCGGCTTTGGTCTGGCGCTACTCTTTATCGTGCAGCACAGCCTTAGAGCGCGCAAACTGAAACGTCTTGCCGAGCAGGGGTAAGGTTTTGAGTGTATGCAAAGGTAAGGCAATAAGATGCTAGGTCTATGTTTAGGCCTAGCGGGCACACTGTGGGCGCAAGTGCCCACAGAGCAATTCACCCTCGCGTGGAACCACAGTATAGAAAAAATCCGCTGGGAAGAAGACTATCAAGTCACCACTCAAGGATTACGCCTCACTGAGGCCAGAGTCAAAGGCACGGGCGCGGGAATGGAAATCCCCGATGATGCAGTATTTAGCAATGGCAGTTGGCATTATCAACCTAAGTTGCCCGTGCTGCCGAGATTACGCCTAGGGCGCACACCCGAGGCGGGGGATTTTGAGCTGTGCTTCACTCAGGCTTCGGGGAGACGCAGTGCCAAGCTATGAGTCATTGGATTGGCCCGCCGAACAAACAAGATGCCGCCGTTGAGGTGTGGGGCTGTCAGCTGTGAAATATCACTTTATAAAGACGCGCAAGCTAGGCGCATCTGCCGCCGATTAACGGTCAATAGCGCGCTCATTCCGAGAGAAGCTGTAGCCGTTTTTCCCTTGGTGTTTAATACGATACATAGCGGCATCGGCGCGATCGCAGCTTTGAGCAAAACGATCACCATACTCAAAAATATCGATACCGATACTCAGGCTAATCGCCACCTCGCAACCATCGAGTAAGAAACGCTGTCGATAAACATCCAATAAGGATTGCGCGAGCATTCCTAAGGCTTCGATATCCGAAGTGGGCAGGACAATCACAAACTCGTCCCCGCCGAGCCGCGCGATCTTCGCCTGCGCGCCCGAATGTTCCACTAAGGAATGCGCCACATGCACCAATAAGTTATCGCCAAACTTGTGGCCATGGTGATCATTTAAGGCTTTAAAACCATCAAGATCGATAAAGAATAACGCCCCGCGCTGGCCGGGTTGCAATAGCTCATCGAAGGCAGTGGTGATGGCTTGGCGGTTCATCAGGTTGGTGAGCGGATCGCTATGGGCTAACCTTGCTAAATCCAGCTCGTAGCGCTTTTCTTGAGTGATATCGATATGGCTGCCCATCATCCGCAGCGGCGTGCCGTCGGGTAGACGCTCAACAATGCGGCCACGATCCGACACCCAAGTGATGCTGCCATCTTTGTGCAGCATGCGGTGTACGACCTGATAATAATCGGCCTTGCCATTCACATGGTCTTCAAAGGCTTTGATTACCCAGTCTTTATCCTCTGGATGAAGTTTGCTTTTCCAGCTGTCGACATGGGCGCGAAGCTCCTCGCGGCTAAAGCCGAGCAGTTCGCCCCACTTCACATTGAAAAGGGTGAGATTGCCACTGGGAACATGCTGCTCCCACAAACACAAGCCATTGCCATCGAGGGCGGCAAAGAGTTTTTCTTCGGCGCGATTATTGAGCGCCGTTAACCGCGCATTTTCACGTTTAAGCTCGGCGATTTCGGCCTGAAGTTGCTTTATTTCTGCTGCAGAATCCGCTACCACGAAAAGTCTCTGTTGTTAAATTGGGGGATTTTCGTCCAGTGTAAAACAGTTAATGCCGAAGGGACATAGTAAAAAGGATAAAGCCAAAGGGGAGCAGGCAAGCCGCACAAAGGAGTCAGCCAGATGCTGACCCCATCAAGCTAACGCTTAATCGCGGGTGAGCACTTCAAGCAATTCAATCTCAAAGGTGAGGTCAGAATTTGGCTTGATATGGGCACCAATTTGACGCTCGCCGTAGGCTAAATGCGCAGGGACGAATAACTTACGTTTTCCGCCAACCTTCATGCCCATCAGTCCTTGATCCCAACCTTTAATCACTCGGCCAGTGCCAATCACGCATTGAAATGCCTGACCACGGTCATAGGAGGAATCAAACTGAGTGCCATCCTGCAAAAAACCGCGGTATTGAGTGGTGATCAACGCGCCTTTTACGGCCTCTTTTCCTTCGCCGATAACCAGATCGACAACTTCTAATTCAGTCATTTAATTAATCTCTTCGTCTTCACTTACATACAAGTGATTCATCAAAGAGCCTATTCTAACATCGCCAACCGAGCTTGTCGGTGCAGCTCACCCATTTTGTG comes from the Shewanella seohaensis genome and includes:
- a CDS encoding TAXI family TRAP transporter solute-binding subunit produces the protein MKINKRFIAVGAALTLSLSAASMAAAPAFINILTGGTSGVYYPIGVALSQLYGSGIEGAKTSVQATKASVENLNLLQAGRGELALALGDSVAAAYQGDADAGFKKPLDKVRVLAAAYPNYIQIVANKESGIKTLADLKGKRISVGAPKSGTELNARAIFKAAGLSYEDMGKVEFLPYAESVELIKNRQLDATLQSSGLGMAAIRDLAATMPINFVEIPEDVIGKINNPAYQHGVIPAATYEGQTADVSTVAIQNLFVTQAGVSDDLAYQMTKLMFEHLDRLGNAHSAAKAIQLDKATKNLPAPLHPGAERYFKEVGAL
- a CDS encoding TRAP transporter permease, giving the protein MSDSEQGLGAKTSDWPKALFYTALLFSIFQIITAAFHPVSTQVLRATHVGFLLLIVFLSYPAVGKSRPWQPLAWVLGLAGMATAAYQWFFEADLIQRSGELTDADMVIGVVLIVLVFEAARRVMGWALPIICCIFLAYGLFGQYLPGDLMHRGYGVDQIINQLSFGTEGLYGTPTYVSATYIFLFILFGAFLEQAGMIRLFTDFAMGLFGHKLGGPAKVAVVSSAMMGTITGSGVANVVTTGQFTIPLMKRFGYRPAFAGGVEATSSMGSQIMPPIMGAVAFIMAETINVPFIEIAKAALIPALLYFSSVFWMVHLEAKRANLCGLPKDQCPDPWAAVKERWYLLIPLFILIYLLFSGRTPLFSGMVGLALTSIVILGSAIVLRLPSNAMRFAFWIALGVLCAGFFQMGIAVVFGVIALLVAVCWFIKGGKDTLTICLHALVDGARHAVPVGIACALVGVIIGIVSLTGIASTFASYILAVGQDNLFLSLVLTMLTCMVLGMGIPSIPNYIITSSIAAPALLDLGVPLIVSHMFVFYFGIMADLTPPVALACFAAAPIAKESGLKISLWAIRIAIAGFVIPFMAVYDPALMLQSDSWLAIGFVMLKATVGIGIWGVIFTGFLLQKLYWWERVIGFLAGASLILATPLSDEIGFGLALLFIVQHSLRARKLKRLAEQG
- a CDS encoding sensor domain-containing diguanylate cyclase; the encoded protein is MVADSAAEIKQLQAEIAELKRENARLTALNNRAEEKLFAALDGNGLCLWEQHVPSGNLTLFNVKWGELLGFSREELRAHVDSWKSKLHPEDKDWVIKAFEDHVNGKADYYQVVHRMLHKDGSITWVSDRGRIVERLPDGTPLRMMGSHIDITQEKRYELDLARLAHSDPLTNLMNRQAITTAFDELLQPGQRGALFFIDLDGFKALNDHHGHKFGDNLLVHVAHSLVEHSGAQAKIARLGGDEFVIVLPTSDIEALGMLAQSLLDVYRQRFLLDGCEVAISLSIGIDIFEYGDRFAQSCDRADAAMYRIKHQGKNGYSFSRNERAIDR
- a CDS encoding FKBP-type peptidyl-prolyl cis-trans isomerase; translation: MTELEVVDLVIGEGKEAVKGALITTQYRGFLQDGTQFDSSYDRGQAFQCVIGTGRVIKGWDQGLMGMKVGGKRKLFVPAHLAYGERQIGAHIKPNSDLTFEIELLEVLTRD